In Colias croceus chromosome 19, ilColCroc2.1, the following are encoded in one genomic region:
- the LOC123700234 gene encoding serine protease gd-like isoform X3 gives MSYVGSIQLLYPERNVLQDFNRGAPIDYRVNFPVSSPVPRLTGLSANDNLICYGIGDSPGHGRYVTMISLQHALYLRNDFNGVYDPQIPGSQFHIEKINQLNPNSEFEIYKISQQTPVYKPQPPPPRRPEIIIAEVITKRPQIPPPPPPNRGPEYEIYEVPPFTNEQQFDRPIVIPPKRTDRPEVKPTTTTTTTEAPRTPPSPEPLNIETSSHYDKCGVTSENVTPLIFQGNTYERGDWPWLVAIYRKRTSSLSYICSGTLISDQHIVTAAHCMQGKNSITSIKDIVVKVGVYNLEDWGDDITVTVKLSSAAIHESYNATNLANDILVMTLERPVNFNSNIIPACLWTGNADLNRIVGTTGVVTGWGTSELGSGGSGEPRMVRMPVVSTKECRASKPEFHRLTSHKTLCAGDRKGAGPCLGDSGGGLYILDNGRWRLRGVVSLSLVSQNGDHTCNLNEYVVFTDAAQYIPWIKEKMRENS, from the exons ATG AGTTACGTTGGCAGCATACAGCTGCTGTACCCAGAGCGTAATGTGCTACAAGATTTCAACCGCGGGGCACCTATAGATTACCGCGTAAATTTTCCCGTTAGCTCGCCTGTGCCCCGTCTGACAGGACTCTCAGCGAACGATAACCTGATCTGCTATGGGATTGGTG ATAGCCCTGGTCATGGGCGGTATGTGACTATGATAAGCCTGCAACACGCATTGTACCTTCGCAACGATTTCAATGGCGTTTATGACCCCCAAATTCCAG GTAGCCAATTCCACATTGAAAAAATCAATCAACTGAATCCGAATTCGGAATTCGagatatacaaaatttcacaACAGACACCCGTATATAAGCCACAGCCTCCTCCACCACGGCGTCCAGAAATAATAATCGCAGAAGTGATTACGAAGAGACCTCAAATTCCGCCACCGCCTCCACCGAACAGAGGCCcagaatatgaaatttatgaaGTACCTCCCTTTACAAATGAGCAACAATTCGATAGACCTATAGTGATACCGCCAAAACGTACGGACCGCCCGGAAGTTAAACCAACTACCACTACTACCACTACGGAAGCGCccag GACACCTCCAAGTCCAGAACCTTTAAACATCGAAACATCGTCACATTATGATAAATGTGGAGTGACGTCAGAAAACGTAACTCCCTTGATATTCCAGGGCAATACCTACGAGAGAGGTGACTGGCCGTGGTTGGTTGCCATCTACAGGAAAAGGACAAGCAGTTTGAGTTACATCTGCTCTGGAACTTTAATTTCGGATCAACATATTGTTACAG CGGCGCATTGCATGCAGGGGAAGAACTCAATCACATCCATAAAGGACATAGTTGTGAAGGTCGGCGTGTACAATCTAGAAGACTGGGGTGATGACATCACCGTAACAGTGAAGTTGAGCAGTGCTGCCATACACGAATCTTATAATGCCACTAATTTAGCAA ATGACATCCTCGTGATGACTTTAGAAAGGCCAGTGAATTTTAACTCTAATATTATTCCGGCGTGCCTCTGGACCGGCAACGCGGACTTGAATCGGATCGTGGGCACTACTGGCGTG GTAACAGGTTGGGGAACATCAGAACTGGGTTCAGGCGGTTCCGGGGAACCCCGTATGGTACGAATGCCGGTTGTTAGCACCAAAGAGTGTAGAGCTAGCAAGCCCGAATTCCATAGACTAACGTCGCATAAAACATTATGTGCAG gTGATAGAAAAGGAGCTGGCCCATGCTTAGGAGATTCAGGAGGCGGACTTTACATACTCGACAACGGCCGATGGAGATTACGAGGTGTGGTCTCATTATCCCTTGTATCTCAGAACGGGGACCACACTTGTAATCTAAACGAATACGTTGTATTTACTGACGCTGCTCAATATATACCGTGGATTAAGGAGAAGATGAGGGAGAATTCATAG
- the LOC123700234 gene encoding serine protease gd-like isoform X2 — MRKSYVGSIQLLYPERNVLQDFNRGAPIDYRVNFPVSSPVPRLTGLSANDNLICYGIGDSPGHGRYVTMISLQHALYLRNDFNGVYDPQIPGSQFHIEKINQLNPNSEFEIYKISQQTPVYKPQPPPPRRPEIIIAEVITKRPQIPPPPPPNRGPEYEIYEVPPFTNEQQFDRPIVIPPKRTDRPEVKPTTTTTTTEAPRTPPSPEPLNIETSSHYDKCGVTSENVTPLIFQGNTYERGDWPWLVAIYRKRTSSLSYICSGTLISDQHIVTAAHCMQGKNSITSIKDIVVKVGVYNLEDWGDDITVTVKLSSAAIHESYNATNLANDILVMTLERPVNFNSNIIPACLWTGNADLNRIVGTTGVVTGWGTSELGSGGSGEPRMVRMPVVSTKECRASKPEFHRLTSHKTLCAGDRKGAGPCLGDSGGGLYILDNGRWRLRGVVSLSLVSQNGDHTCNLNEYVVFTDAAQYIPWIKEKMRENS, encoded by the exons ATGAGGaag AGTTACGTTGGCAGCATACAGCTGCTGTACCCAGAGCGTAATGTGCTACAAGATTTCAACCGCGGGGCACCTATAGATTACCGCGTAAATTTTCCCGTTAGCTCGCCTGTGCCCCGTCTGACAGGACTCTCAGCGAACGATAACCTGATCTGCTATGGGATTGGTG ATAGCCCTGGTCATGGGCGGTATGTGACTATGATAAGCCTGCAACACGCATTGTACCTTCGCAACGATTTCAATGGCGTTTATGACCCCCAAATTCCAG GTAGCCAATTCCACATTGAAAAAATCAATCAACTGAATCCGAATTCGGAATTCGagatatacaaaatttcacaACAGACACCCGTATATAAGCCACAGCCTCCTCCACCACGGCGTCCAGAAATAATAATCGCAGAAGTGATTACGAAGAGACCTCAAATTCCGCCACCGCCTCCACCGAACAGAGGCCcagaatatgaaatttatgaaGTACCTCCCTTTACAAATGAGCAACAATTCGATAGACCTATAGTGATACCGCCAAAACGTACGGACCGCCCGGAAGTTAAACCAACTACCACTACTACCACTACGGAAGCGCccag GACACCTCCAAGTCCAGAACCTTTAAACATCGAAACATCGTCACATTATGATAAATGTGGAGTGACGTCAGAAAACGTAACTCCCTTGATATTCCAGGGCAATACCTACGAGAGAGGTGACTGGCCGTGGTTGGTTGCCATCTACAGGAAAAGGACAAGCAGTTTGAGTTACATCTGCTCTGGAACTTTAATTTCGGATCAACATATTGTTACAG CGGCGCATTGCATGCAGGGGAAGAACTCAATCACATCCATAAAGGACATAGTTGTGAAGGTCGGCGTGTACAATCTAGAAGACTGGGGTGATGACATCACCGTAACAGTGAAGTTGAGCAGTGCTGCCATACACGAATCTTATAATGCCACTAATTTAGCAA ATGACATCCTCGTGATGACTTTAGAAAGGCCAGTGAATTTTAACTCTAATATTATTCCGGCGTGCCTCTGGACCGGCAACGCGGACTTGAATCGGATCGTGGGCACTACTGGCGTG GTAACAGGTTGGGGAACATCAGAACTGGGTTCAGGCGGTTCCGGGGAACCCCGTATGGTACGAATGCCGGTTGTTAGCACCAAAGAGTGTAGAGCTAGCAAGCCCGAATTCCATAGACTAACGTCGCATAAAACATTATGTGCAG gTGATAGAAAAGGAGCTGGCCCATGCTTAGGAGATTCAGGAGGCGGACTTTACATACTCGACAACGGCCGATGGAGATTACGAGGTGTGGTCTCATTATCCCTTGTATCTCAGAACGGGGACCACACTTGTAATCTAAACGAATACGTTGTATTTACTGACGCTGCTCAATATATACCGTGGATTAAGGAGAAGATGAGGGAGAATTCATAG
- the LOC123700234 gene encoding serine protease gd-like isoform X1 has product MTRLWFSVFFTVLLEYFTVCGQYVQSPCPEIFDYKSDHTGIYGIIHLQPFGYVTSIILRANFTVATRLPTSYVGSIQLLYPERNVLQDFNRGAPIDYRVNFPVSSPVPRLTGLSANDNLICYGIGDSPGHGRYVTMISLQHALYLRNDFNGVYDPQIPGSQFHIEKINQLNPNSEFEIYKISQQTPVYKPQPPPPRRPEIIIAEVITKRPQIPPPPPPNRGPEYEIYEVPPFTNEQQFDRPIVIPPKRTDRPEVKPTTTTTTTEAPRTPPSPEPLNIETSSHYDKCGVTSENVTPLIFQGNTYERGDWPWLVAIYRKRTSSLSYICSGTLISDQHIVTAAHCMQGKNSITSIKDIVVKVGVYNLEDWGDDITVTVKLSSAAIHESYNATNLANDILVMTLERPVNFNSNIIPACLWTGNADLNRIVGTTGVVTGWGTSELGSGGSGEPRMVRMPVVSTKECRASKPEFHRLTSHKTLCAGDRKGAGPCLGDSGGGLYILDNGRWRLRGVVSLSLVSQNGDHTCNLNEYVVFTDAAQYIPWIKEKMRENS; this is encoded by the exons ATGACGCGTTTGTggtttagtgtatttttcacaGTGCTCTTGGAATATTTTACGGTTTGTGGCCAATATGTTCAGTCCCCGTGCCCtgaaatatttgattacaAGTCGGATCATACAGGGATCTATGGAATAATCCATTTGCAGCCTTTTGGATATGTGACTTCTATTATATTAAGGGCAAATTTCACCGTAGCTACAAGACTGCCCACT AGTTACGTTGGCAGCATACAGCTGCTGTACCCAGAGCGTAATGTGCTACAAGATTTCAACCGCGGGGCACCTATAGATTACCGCGTAAATTTTCCCGTTAGCTCGCCTGTGCCCCGTCTGACAGGACTCTCAGCGAACGATAACCTGATCTGCTATGGGATTGGTG ATAGCCCTGGTCATGGGCGGTATGTGACTATGATAAGCCTGCAACACGCATTGTACCTTCGCAACGATTTCAATGGCGTTTATGACCCCCAAATTCCAG GTAGCCAATTCCACATTGAAAAAATCAATCAACTGAATCCGAATTCGGAATTCGagatatacaaaatttcacaACAGACACCCGTATATAAGCCACAGCCTCCTCCACCACGGCGTCCAGAAATAATAATCGCAGAAGTGATTACGAAGAGACCTCAAATTCCGCCACCGCCTCCACCGAACAGAGGCCcagaatatgaaatttatgaaGTACCTCCCTTTACAAATGAGCAACAATTCGATAGACCTATAGTGATACCGCCAAAACGTACGGACCGCCCGGAAGTTAAACCAACTACCACTACTACCACTACGGAAGCGCccag GACACCTCCAAGTCCAGAACCTTTAAACATCGAAACATCGTCACATTATGATAAATGTGGAGTGACGTCAGAAAACGTAACTCCCTTGATATTCCAGGGCAATACCTACGAGAGAGGTGACTGGCCGTGGTTGGTTGCCATCTACAGGAAAAGGACAAGCAGTTTGAGTTACATCTGCTCTGGAACTTTAATTTCGGATCAACATATTGTTACAG CGGCGCATTGCATGCAGGGGAAGAACTCAATCACATCCATAAAGGACATAGTTGTGAAGGTCGGCGTGTACAATCTAGAAGACTGGGGTGATGACATCACCGTAACAGTGAAGTTGAGCAGTGCTGCCATACACGAATCTTATAATGCCACTAATTTAGCAA ATGACATCCTCGTGATGACTTTAGAAAGGCCAGTGAATTTTAACTCTAATATTATTCCGGCGTGCCTCTGGACCGGCAACGCGGACTTGAATCGGATCGTGGGCACTACTGGCGTG GTAACAGGTTGGGGAACATCAGAACTGGGTTCAGGCGGTTCCGGGGAACCCCGTATGGTACGAATGCCGGTTGTTAGCACCAAAGAGTGTAGAGCTAGCAAGCCCGAATTCCATAGACTAACGTCGCATAAAACATTATGTGCAG gTGATAGAAAAGGAGCTGGCCCATGCTTAGGAGATTCAGGAGGCGGACTTTACATACTCGACAACGGCCGATGGAGATTACGAGGTGTGGTCTCATTATCCCTTGTATCTCAGAACGGGGACCACACTTGTAATCTAAACGAATACGTTGTATTTACTGACGCTGCTCAATATATACCGTGGATTAAGGAGAAGATGAGGGAGAATTCATAG
- the LOC123700240 gene encoding N-glycosylase/DNA lyase isoform X1, with product MGWQKIPYKANELQLLGTLNGGQSFRWTYNSNLNEWTGIFAKTLWKLQQIDNGLQYQVIGSLLNKKEINEEVKEDTFTNLLRNYFRLDVDLSKHYKLWSERDELFKTACVQFYGIRMLNQEPVENLFSFICSQNNHISRISTMVEKLCTQYGDKICELDGTSYYAFPEVEKLAQPKVESKLRELGFGYRAKFIQKSAEQIVDSGGEDWFKSLQEMKYKDARAELMKLCGIGPKVADCICLMSLNHLEALPVDTHVYKIAAENYLPHLRGKKNVTEKMYTEIGDHFRNLYGDMAGWAHTVLFCADLKKFQVKDSNENESEVPKKRKKR from the exons ATGGGTTGGCAAAAAATACCTTACAAAGCCAATGAACTGCAACTACTTGGTACATTGAATGGAGGTCAAAGCTTcag atGGACTTATAACAGTAATCTAAATGAGTGGACTGGTATTTTTGCAAAAACTTTGTGGAAATTACAACAAATAGATAATGGATTGCAATATCAAGTTATTGgttctttattaaataagaagGAAATAAATGAAGAAGTAAAGGAAGATACGTTTACAAATTTGTTAAGAAATTATTTCCGCCTTGACGTTGATTTGAGcaagcattataaattatgGTCGGAAAGGGATGAACTATTCAAAACAGCATGTGTTCAGTTTTATGGCATTAGAATGTTAAATCAAGAACCAGTCGAAAATTTGTTCTCTTTTATATGTAGTCAAAATAATCATATATCCAG GATATCAACTATGGTGGAAAAACTCTGTACACAGTATGGAGATAAAATATGTGAACTGGATGGTACATCTTATTATGCTTTTCCAGAAGTTGAAAAGCTGGCACAACCTAAG GTGGAGTCAAAATTACGTGAATTGGGCTTTGGATATAGAGCAAAGTTCATACAGAAATCGGCAGAACAAATTGTTGACTCAGGGGGTGAAGATTGGTTTAAAAGTCTGCAAGAAATGAAGTATAAAGATGCCAGAGCTGAACTGATGAAATTATGTGGAATTGGACCTAAG GTTGCGGACTGTATTTGCTTAATGTCATTAAATCATTTAGAAGCATTGCCAGTGGACACCCATGTGTATAAAATAGCTGCTGAGAATTATTTACCACATTTAAGAGGGAAGAAGAATGTCACTGAAAAAATGTATACAGAGATTGGTGACCATTTTAGAAATCTGTATGGAGATATGGCAGGATGGGCACATAca gtattattttgtgctgatttaaagaaatttcaaGTAAAAGAcagcaatgaaaatgaaagtgaagtgcccaaaaaaagaaagaaaaggtga
- the LOC123700240 gene encoding N-glycosylase/DNA lyase isoform X2, with protein sequence MGWQKIPYKANELQLLGTLNGGQSFRWTYNSNLNEWTGIFAKTLWKLQQIDNGLQYQVIGSLLNKKEINEEVKEDTFTNLLRNYFRLDVDLSKHYKLWSERDELFKTACVQFYGIRMLNQEPVENLFSFICSQNNHISRISTMVEKLCTQYGDKICELDGTSYYAFPEVEKLAQPKVESKLRELGFGYRAKFIQKSAEQIVDSGGEDWFKSLQEMKYKDARAELMKLCGIGPKDFVLIGVKQDPINKTLLDVYLSICYRAVSHESCCGLYLLNVIKSFRSIASGHPCV encoded by the exons ATGGGTTGGCAAAAAATACCTTACAAAGCCAATGAACTGCAACTACTTGGTACATTGAATGGAGGTCAAAGCTTcag atGGACTTATAACAGTAATCTAAATGAGTGGACTGGTATTTTTGCAAAAACTTTGTGGAAATTACAACAAATAGATAATGGATTGCAATATCAAGTTATTGgttctttattaaataagaagGAAATAAATGAAGAAGTAAAGGAAGATACGTTTACAAATTTGTTAAGAAATTATTTCCGCCTTGACGTTGATTTGAGcaagcattataaattatgGTCGGAAAGGGATGAACTATTCAAAACAGCATGTGTTCAGTTTTATGGCATTAGAATGTTAAATCAAGAACCAGTCGAAAATTTGTTCTCTTTTATATGTAGTCAAAATAATCATATATCCAG GATATCAACTATGGTGGAAAAACTCTGTACACAGTATGGAGATAAAATATGTGAACTGGATGGTACATCTTATTATGCTTTTCCAGAAGTTGAAAAGCTGGCACAACCTAAG GTGGAGTCAAAATTACGTGAATTGGGCTTTGGATATAGAGCAAAGTTCATACAGAAATCGGCAGAACAAATTGTTGACTCAGGGGGTGAAGATTGGTTTAAAAGTCTGCAAGAAATGAAGTATAAAGATGCCAGAGCTGAACTGATGAAATTATGTGGAATTGGACCTAAG gattttgtacTGATCGGGGTAAAACAGGACCCTATTAATAAGACTTTGCTTGATGTCTACCTGTCCATCTGTTACCGTGCTGTATCTCATGAATCAT GTTGCGGACTGTATTTGCTTAATGTCATTAAATCATTTAGAAGCATTGCCAGTGGACACCCATGTGTATAA
- the LOC123700237 gene encoding beta-chimaerin: MENLKSIWKPELYRIQMEAPLPKRIMCDNCPNRPEFYGKEYHGIMGHKEATLLLEDEPNGAFLIRKGNEYNDFYTLSWKFNDRIHHYKLNYDGTHYIKDKRYDTIYDLVADGLITCHMELKAQHILEMINSRANYTESPYVTLNRKKLKTLSQIQQESNRASPIFLKSDTKQEKHNDRPPPPFNLTPTLEDPPPFYKYSKSHSFKVHTFKGLNWCELCANFLWGFTAQGVKCEDCGFIAHSKCSERVPNHCVPDLKKLRGVFGIDLTTLLNAHSSTLPFVVRKCVNEIENRGLDSEGIYRVSGFADEIEALKLAFDRDGEATDLSVYSNINVVAGTLKLYLRLLPVPLITYEVHPKLINAIQMKTTVVQVAMLRECLDLLPPAHFNCLQYMVQHLHRVAQHAEVNKMSPHNLSTVFAPTLVATPPAITDLSFEIRALQALIEYCPQIYYNNK, translated from the exons ATGGAAAACCTTAAAAGTATTTGGAAACCAGAAC tttaccGCATTCAGATGGAAGCACCTTTACCAAAGCGCATTATGTGTGATAATTGTCCGAACAGACCGGAGTTTTACGGCAAAGAATATCATGGCATAATGGGGCATAAGGAAGCTACGTTACTATTGGAAGACGAACCCAATGGTGCATTTCTAATAAGAAAAGGAAATGAGTACAATGACTTTTATACACTCTCTTGGAA ATTTAATGACAGGATACACCACTATAAGTTGAACTATGATGGAACACATTATATAAAGGACAAAAGATATGATACAATATATGACTTGGTTGCGGATGGTCTTATAACTTGTCACATGGAGTTGAAAGCCCAACACATTCTGGAAATGATTAACTCCAGAGCAAATTACACTGAGAGTCCATATGTCACTCTTAATaggaagaaattaaaaacattgtcACAAATTCAGCA AGAGTCAAACAGAGCCAGTCCTATTTTTCTCAAGTCTGATACAAAACAAGAAAAACACAATGACAGACCACCACCTCCATTCAACTTAACACCCACCCTGGAAGATCCTCCACCattctataaatattcaaagtcACATAGCTTTAAAGTGCATACATTCAAAGGCTTGAATTGGTGCGAGTTGTGTGCAAATTTCCTGTGGGGATTTACTGCACAGGGAGTCAAATGTGAAG ATTGCGGTTTCATAGCACATTCAAAATGCTCAGAAAGAGTACCAAATCATTGTGTACCGGACTTGAAGAAACTTAGAGGTGTTTTTGGCATTGATCTAACAACGTTATTAAATGCACATTCCAGTACTTTACCATTTGTTGTAAGGAAATGTGTAAATGAGATTGAAAATAGAGGATTGGATTCTGAGGGCATTTACAGAGTATCTGGATTTGCTGATGAAATTGAAGCTTTGAAACTAGCTTTTGATAGAG aTGGTGAAGCAACAGATTTAAGTGTATACAGTAATATAAATGTAGTGGCGGGTACattgaagttatacttaaGGCTGTTGCCTGTCCCCCTCATCACCTATGAGGTTCATCCTAAGCTCATCAATGCAATTC AAATGAAAACAACCGTAGTGCAAGTAGCGATGTTGCGAGAATGCTTGGATCTGCTGCCTCCAGCAcattttaactgtttacaaTACATGGTTCAACACTTGCATAG AGTGGCACAACATGCAGAGGTAAACAAAATGTCGCCGCACAATTTAAGTACAGTTTTCGCGCCAACTTTAGTTGCTACGCCGCCCGCTATAACAGATCTATCTTTTGAAATTCGCGCCCTACAAGCACTTATTGAATATTGCCcacaaatatattacaataataaataa
- the LOC123700253 gene encoding phospholipase A2-like, giving the protein MFIQLFILFLFTHSINCWIFNNIKNGIISRRHSFNGFDDDDITPNDLADLRISLIYPGTKWCGAGNIADGYDDLGTEEEADFCCREHDNCPDVILAGESKYNLTNNAFYSRLSCQCDLTFRKCLHDAQTKTAKKIGLVYFDVLGTKCFREDYPTTGCKKRSGWLKQKCVEYSYDETAPKRYQWFDVPNYN; this is encoded by the exons atgttcattcaattatttattttatttctttttacgCACAGTATTAATTGTTGgatattcaataatataaaaaatggaaTTATTTCACGGAGACATAGTTTCAACGGATTTGATGACGATGATATTACTCCAAATGACTTGGCTGACCTAagaataagtttaatttatccAG GTACAAAATGGTGTGGAGCAGGTAACATAGCAGATGGATACGATGATTTGGGCACTGAAGAGGAGGCAGATTTTTGTTGCCGAGAACACGACAATTGCCCTGATGTTATATTAGCTGGAGAATCAAAATATAACCTTACGAACAATGCATTTTATTCCAG ATTATCCTGCCAATGTGACTTAACATTCAGAAAATGTTTGCATGACGCTCAGACGAAAACTGCTAAAAAAATCGGGCTCGTTTACTTTGATGTTTTGGGCACGAAATGTTTCAGAGAAGATTATCCTACCACAGGCTGTAAAAAAAGGAGCgg GTGGTTGAAACAAAAGTGCGTCGAGTATTCTTATGACGAGACAGCTCCGAAACGATACCAATGGTTCGATGTCCCTAATTACAACTGA